In Rana temporaria chromosome 3, aRanTem1.1, whole genome shotgun sequence, a single window of DNA contains:
- the LOC120933168 gene encoding oocyte zinc finger protein XlCOF6-like isoform X3: MSDSEPSPSGEPASDNERCQDSDKVSLDMYYDVESNSDSEYDRMNTAVSDDDSTEDVMNEKGRPCPMSRSSTEVDKMPAGKDICNTQNHSEGPHTKLVDNCYSIYNAIDPITGKVMEMTTYLCIECGKSFTDRARFVKHQKTHSVGKPHICTVCGKAFSYNSHLVIHQRIHAGERPFACSYCEKCFTDRPSLVKHERIHTGEKPFNCTVCGKSFTDRSNLVKHHRIHTREKSFTCLECGKSFTDRSNLVKHQRIHSGEKSFQCGECGKRFTENSTLVVHRRSHTGEKPYACKECGKTYSCNSHLIVHQRTHTGERPFQCRECGKSFTDSSTLVIHQRVHTGEKPFMCLTCGNRYTKKSAMVKHQRTHTGEKPFTCTQCDKNFIDSSSLVKHQRTHTGEKPFTCIQCGRNFAARSTLVKHQRTHSGEKPYACPVCGKCFSCNSHLVVHQRFHTGEKPFPCTVCGKSFTDSSTLVKHQRIHTGERPYICNYCGKNFIDNSTLIKHQRIHTGEKPYSCKVCGKCFTDSSTLVKHQRIHTGEKPYRCNECGRSFTDCSTLIKHQRIHRKGEQIADVVMVTVDPGQPESIIKNEVEVNT, translated from the coding sequence ATGTGATGAATGAAAAGGGGAGGCCTTGTCCGATGTCTAGATCATCAACAGAAGTAGACAAGATGCCAGCGGGAAAGGACATCTGCAACACACAAAATCACTCTGAGGGGCCTCACACTAAGCTAGTGGACAACTGTTACAGCATCTACAATGCTATTGATCCCATAACGGGTAAAGTGATGGAGATGACTACCTATTTGTGCATTGAATGCGGAAAGAGCTTCACAGACAGAGCTCGGTTTGTAAAGCACCAGAAGACGCACTCGGTAGGGAAACCTCATATTTGTACAGTTTGTGGTAAGGCTTTTTCATATAACTCACACCTGGTCATACACCAGAGAATCCACGCAGGTGAGCGACCCTTTGCTTGTTCTTACTGTGAAAAGTGTTTCACTGATCGCCCATCCCTTGTAAAACATGAGAGAATTCACACCGGAGAAAAGCCTTTTAATTGTACGGTCTGTGGAAAAAGCTTCACTGACCGGTCGAATCTGGTAAAACACCACCGTATCCACACACGGGAGAAATCCTTTACCTGCCTGGAGTGTGGAAAGAGCTTCACAGACCGGTCCAATCTGGTGAAACACCAGAGGATCCATAGTGGGGAAAAGTCTTTTCAATGTGGTGAATGTGGGAAGAGATTCACGGAAAACTCCACTCTGGTTGTCCATCGGCGAAGTCACACTGGCGAGAAACCTTATGCCTGCAAGGAGTGTGGTAAAACCTATTCTTGCAACTCGCATCTAATTGTGCACCAGAGAACACACACCGGTGAGAGGCCCTTCCAGTGCCGGGAGTGCGGCAAAAGCTTCACAGACAGCTCCACTTTGGTTATACACCAacgggttcacactggagagaagcccttTATGTGCCTAACATGTGGGAACCGCTACACCAAGAAGTCAGCTATGGTGAAGCATCAGAGGACCCACACAGGTGAGAAACCATTCACCTGTACTCAGTGTGACAAGAACTTCATTGACAGCTCATCTCTGGTCAAACATCAGCGCACTCACACCGGTGAGAAGCCATTCACCTGCATCCAGTGTGGAAGGAACTTTGCCGCTCGGTCCACCCTGGTAAAACACCAGAGAACCCATAGTGGAGAGAAGCCATACGCATGCCCTGTGTGTGGGAAGTGCTTCTCCTGTAACTCTCACCTGGTGGTTCATCAGCGCTTCCACACTGGGGAAAAGCCATTCCCATGTACTGTATGTGGCAAAAGTTTCACGGACAGCTCCACCTTGGTGAAGCATCAGCGTATACATACTGGGGAACGGCCTTACATTTGCAACTATTGTGGCAAGAACTTCATTGATAACTCCACCTTGATCAAACACCAAAGAATTCATactggggagaagccatattcctgcaaAGTGTGTGGGAAGTGCTTCACTGACAGCTCTACCCTTGTGAAACACCAAAGAATCCACACTGGGGAGAAACCTTATAGGTGTAATGAGTGTGGCAGAAGCTTCACTGACTGTTCAACTCTTATTAAACATCAAAGAATCCACCGGAAAGGAGAACAGATTGCTGATGTGGTAATGGTTACAGTGGACCCTGGACAGCCAGAGTCCATCATAAAGAATGAAGTAGAAGTGAATACATAG